In Quercus lobata isolate SW786 chromosome 12, ValleyOak3.0 Primary Assembly, whole genome shotgun sequence, a genomic segment contains:
- the LOC115971525 gene encoding early endosome antigen 1 isoform X4: MSRISKWKLEKTKVKVVFRLQFHATHIPQTGWDKLFISFIPADSGKATAKTTKSNVRNGTCKWADPIYETTRLLQDIKTKQYDEKLYKLVVAMGSSRSSILGEADINLADYADALKPSDVALSLNGCDSGATLHVTVQLLTSKTGFREFEQQREQRERGLETTSDQNSHYESAGRKVSSSAETLNDQMDKINARVRFKKEPKDLPSLEEEVGLNEEYADSAVGFDGSSNTSESLYAEKHEVSSIHEIDSLKSTISGDLGGLSLSQSPQPEKGDHSDNRFLAQGTSDWVHGWSSDYSADNDLAIAYEENSRLRASLEAAESSILELKLEVSSLQSHADEIGVEAQNFSQQLAAEIASGEELANEVSFLHSECSKFKDDLEKLKNSKLNPPYTGRESIETDQGHLIQEIQLRWLKGVLLVEDKITELQTKACFGFQEEDLRFLHSDLEALLGILRDLKQGNVQTISGLNLTSVKEIKEMNLHRSELVVPRTGFDADLYEPEGLLHCLKIPSLVSHESDSVDTNVLKGKLFEVLRELNESKAERESLARKMDQMECYYEALVQELEETQRQMMGELQSLRNEHSTCIYTISSTKAEMDTMHHDMNEKLIRLAEDKHDLESHNKELERRAITAEAALKRARLNYSIAVNQLQKDLELLSFQVLSMFETNENLVRQAFADSPEPIFQGSPEMVQNRKLGSEEFVSAKLLHCQHNHTGVKKQNVGGDALLEDLKRSLCLQEGLYPKFEEEVCEMHLVNVYLDVFSKSLQESLVEVSSEFRLMNERMEELTQQLELSTESKELLMFRLQAAMDDVHSLNDYKATCIAKCNDLALHNQILESTLQNVTHENHLLNQKITEWEALMTEYRSYEKKYEVCAAEKLVLENLLNKKTQENGNLQNDISVFQEELKEVRFEFNELTSEKENQQNTINFLQEKLWNLMASYDKKYGGMSLWSESFCQDLESKDLTGVVLQLEEFHHNALKRILQLMEENKGLLNERDLVQVSLRTAESDNLIMKQKFEHDIRAAVDKLDVSNSLLQKFQLEIEATANRLKVSSEADERYARQHTELLSDLDHMEAELQKLTSKNKDLAQEILALETVTDDLGRCKLSIAALQEEKDTLIVSLQGKNEESAKLALELSNLKGSWQSLHDELHIERSSRDKLESTVFELNSQLDEKQCQLIDFDQQKAELVCLKQMVSDLEFEKRRVGHLLLKTEECLKNVQEECSSLENQLSEMHEFSIDVAVRDIFTKTQYEAWIEDLLQQLAELHKKHLNDEAVHDRCLASEAHYNEENARLLTSLDSLKSELGASIAENRVLLDKISVITYKLEEYKNRAENVEATLKGEKGRHALEVESLEQKLVSSEEKVDNLMFAKEELEVKYKEENARLLTSLDSLKSELEASTAENRVLLDKISVITYELEEDKNRAENVEATLKGEKGQHALEVESLEQKLVNSEEKVDNLMFAKEELEVKYKEENARLLTSLDSLKSELEASTAENRVLLDKISVITYELEEEKNRAENAEATLKGEKGQHALEVESLEQKLVNSEEKVDNLMFAKEELEVKYKEENARLLTSLDSLKSELEASTAENRVLLDKISVITYELEEYKNRAENVEATLKGEKGQHALEVESLEQKFVNSEEKVDNLMFAKEELEVKYKEENARLLTSLDSLKSELEASTAENRVLLDKISVITYELEEYKIRAENVEATLKGEKGWHALEVERLEHKLVDSEEKVDNLMFSKEELEVKSILLKAKVDEQHAHITLLEGYNDELIMLQKKCSELSQRLAEQVLRTEEFKNLSIHLKELKDKADAECLQVREKREPEGPPVGMQESLRIAFIKEQYETKLQELKHHLSISKKHSDEMLWKLQDAINEVENKKKSEASHLKRNEELGLRILELEAELQSALSEKRELMNACDLMKAEKECSFISLECCKEEKQELEAFLQKCNDEKSKIAEELTLMKDLLESSASHINVQKEGSGGLLNVDCTPDEPVGKLHQKNSILGIPNNGRISIDVAPRNSPTEEPFCKLSDKDNSMNCEEAEYACTIPANETDLMNVHPMQDILLSGGGNCIQSLALVNQEDLLHPDTNHLALTNDHFKAQNLKNSMDHLNKEVYKEN; the protein is encoded by the exons ATGTCGAGGATTTCAAAGTGGAAGCTTGAGAAGACAAAAGTAAAAGTGGTCTTCCGGCTACAATTCCACGCTACACAT ATTCCACAAACTGGATGGGATAAGCTGTTTATATCTTTCATACCTGCTGATTCTGGAAAGGCCACAGCAAAGACAACcaaatcaaatgtgagaaatgGGACATGCAAATGGGCAGATCCTATTTACGAAACTACCAGACTTCTTCAAgacatcaaaacaaaacaatatgaTGAGAAACTCTATAAACTTGTAGTGGCAATG GGTTCTTCACGTTCCAGCATCCTTGGTGAGGCTGACATCAACCTTGCTGATTATGCTGATGCCTTAAAGCCTTCTGATGTTGCACTGTCTCTTAACGGATGTGACTCTGGAGCTACCTTACAT GTCACTGTACAGCTGCTAACTTCTAAAACTGGCTTCAG AGAGTTTGAGCAACAGAGGGAACAGAGAGAGAGGGGTCTGGAGACAACTTCTGACCAAAATAGTCATTATGAATCTGCTGGTAGAAAAGTATCGTCTTCTGCAGAGACTCTCAACGATCAGATGGATAAG ATTAATGCAAGAGTTAGATTTAAAAAAGAACCTAAAGATCTCCCTTCACTTGAAGAAGAGGTGGGGCTGAATGAAGAGTACGCGGACTCAGCTGTTGGGTTTGATGGCTCATCCAATACTTCAGAAAGTTTATATGCTGAGAAGCATGAGGTGTCCAGCATACACGAGATTGACAGCCTTAAGAGTACAATTTCAGGTGATCTAGGTGGACTCTCCTTAAGTCAAAGTCCTCAGCCAGAGAAAGGGGATCATTCTGATAATAGGTTTTTGGCTCAAGGGACTAGTGACTGGGTTCATGGCTGGAGTTCTGACTATTCTGCAGATAATGACTTGGCAATTGCTTACGAAGAGAATAGTAGACTGAGAGCGAGCTTGGAAGCAGCTGAGTCTTCTATTCTTGAGCTTAAGCTGGAGGTAAGCTCTTTACAAAGTCATGCTGATGAAATAGGTGTTGAAGCGCAAAACTTTTCCCAGCAACTTGCTGCTGAGATTGCTTCAGGAGAAGAGCTGGCAAACGAAGTTTCTTTTCTACATTCAGAgtgttcaaagttcaaagatgatcttgaaaagctaaaaaattccaaattaaaccCTCCATATACCGGCAGAGAATCTATTGAGACAGACCAGGGGCACTTAATTCAGGAGATACAGCTCAGATGGTTAAAGGGGGTTTTGTTAGTGGAGGATAAGATAACAGAGCTTCAAACCAAGGCGTGCTTTGGATTCCAGGAAGAAGACTTAAGATTCCTGCATTCAGACTTAGAGGCATTGCTTGGTATACTGCGGGATCTAAAACAAGGAAATGTACAGACAATTTCAGGGCTCAATTTGACAAGTGTAAAGGAGATCAAAGAAATGAATTTACATAGAAGTGAGCTAGTTGTACCAAGAACTGGGTTTGATGCAGATTTGTATGAACCAGAAGGCTTGCTTCATTGTCTTAAAATTCCTAGCCTGGTGTCTCACGAATCTGATTCTGTTGATACAAATGTATTGAAGGGAAAATTGTTTGAAGTTCTAAGGGAGTTAAATGAGTCAAAAGCTGAACGGGAAAGCCTTGCTAGGAAAATGGACCAGATGGAGTGTTACTATGAAGCTCTCGTTCAGGAACTTGAGGAAACTCAAAGACAGATGATGGGAGAGTTGCAAAGTCTTAGAAATGAGCATTCTACTTGCATTTACACAATTTCATCCACTAAGGCGGAGATGGACACGATGCACCATGACATGAATGAGAAGCTAATAAGACTTGCAGAAGACAAGCATGATTTGGAGTCTCACAACAAGGAGCTTGAAAGAAGAGCTATTACTGCAGAAGCAGCACTCAAGAGGGCACGCTTGAATTATTCCATTGCTGTGAACCAGTTACAGAAGGACCTTGAACTACTTTCTTTCCAGGTTCTGTCTATGTTTGAGACTAATGAGAACCTTGTCAGGCAAGCTTTTGCAGATTCTCCGGAACCAATCTTTCAAGGGAGCCCAGAGATGGTGCAGAACCGGAAATTGGGCTCGGAGGAGTTTGTTTCTGCCAAACTCTTGCATTGTCAGCATAACCATACAGGGGTAAAGAAACAGAACGTGGGTGGAGATGCTCTTTTAGAGGACTTGAAAAGATCACTTTGCTTGCAGGAAGGGCTTTATCCAAAGTTTGAAGAAGAAGTCTGTGAAATGCATTTGGTGAATGTATACTTGGATGTTTTTTCAAAATCGTTACAGGAGAGTTTGGTTGAGGTAAGTTCTGAATTTAGACTCATGAACGAGAGAATGGAAGAACTTACCCAGCAGCTGGAGCTTTCAACTGAGTCCAAGGAGTTATTGATGTTTAGGCTGCAGGCTGCTATGGATGATGTTCATTCCCTTAATGATTACAAGGCCACTTGCATTGCGAAATGCAATGATTTGGCACTGCACAACCAAATTTTAGAATCAACTTTACAAAATGTTACCCATGAAAATCATCTTCTCAATCAGAAGATTACTGAATGGGAAGCCTTGATGACAGAATACAGAAGTTATGAGAAAAAGTATGAGGTGTGCGCTGCAGAAAAATTGGTGTTGGAaaatttgttaaacaaaaaaacccaagaaaatGGAAATCTCCAAAATGACATTTCTGTTTTTCAGGAAGAATTGAAAGAAGTCAGATTTGAATTTAATGAGCTGACTTCTGAGAAGGAGAATCAACAGAATACTATCAACTTTCTGCAAGAGAAGTTGTGGAATCTGATGGCATCCTATGACAAAAAGTACGGTGGAATGTCTCTCTGGAGTGAATCTTTCTGTCAGGATTTGGAGTCAAAGGACTTAACAGGTGTTGTGCTGCAATTGGAAGAGTTTCATCATAATGCACTCAAAAGGATTCTCCAACTCATGGAAGAGAATAAAGGTCTACTGAATGAAAGAGATTTGGTTCAAGTGTCCTTAAGAACAGCAGAATCAGATAATTTGATCATGAAACAGAAGTTTGAACATGATATACGGGCTGCAGTGGATAAATTGGATGTGTCGAACTCCCTTCTGCAAAAGTTTCAATTAGAAATTGAGGCTACTGCTAACAGACTCAAGGTTAGCTCTGAAGCTGATGAAAGATATGCACGGCAGCACACAGAACTTTTATCTGATCTAGATCATATGGAAGCAGAGCTGCAGAAACTTACTTCTAAAAACAAGgatcttgctcaagaaatcttgGCTTTAGAGACTGTAACTGACGACCTTGGAAGGTGTAAGTTGAGCATAGCAGCATTACAGGAAGAAAAAGATACTTTGATAGTTTCTTTACAGGGTAAAAATGAGGAATCTGCCAAACTTGCATTAGAGCTTAGTAATTTGAAAGGAAGTTGGCAATCTCTGCATGATGAGTTGCATATTGAGAGAAGTTCCAGGGATAAATTAGAGAGTACAGTCTTTGAACTTAATTCCCAATTAGATGAAAAGCAATGCCAATTGATAGATTTTGATCAGCAGAAAGCTGAGCTGGTTTGTCTCAAGCAAATGGTGTCAGATCtagaatttgaaaaaagaagagtagGCCATCTTTTGTTGAAAACAGAGGAATGCCTTAAAAACGTTCAGGAAGAATGCTCTTCTCTGGAAAATCAGCTGTCTGAAATGCATGAATTTTCGATAGATGTAGCTGTTAgagacattttcacaaaaactcAGTATGAAGCCTGGATAGAAGATCTACTCCAGCAACTTGCTGAGCTTCACAAGAAGCATCTTAATGATGAGGCGGTACATGATCGTTGTCTTGCAAGTGAAGCCCATTACAATGAAGAGAATGCTAGATTGTTGACGAGCCTTGACTCCTTAAAGTCTGAGCTAGGAGCCTCTATTGCTGAGAACAGGGTACTACTTGATAAAATCAGCGTCATAACTTATAAGCTTGAGGAATACAAGAATAGGGCTGAAAATGTGGAGGCCACTTTGAAAGGGGAGAAAGGTCGGCATGCTCTTGAGGTTGAAAGTCTGGAGCAGAAGTTAGTGAGTTCTGAAGAAAAGGTTGATAACCTGATGTTTGCCAAGGAGGAACTAGAAGTCAAATACAAAGAAGAGAATGCTAGATTGTTGACAAGCCTTGACTCGTTAAAGTCTGAGCTAGAAGCCTCTACTGCTGAGAACAGGGTACTACTTGATAAAATCAGTGTCATAACATATGAGCTTGAGGAAGACAAGAATAGGGCTGAAAATGTGGAGGCCACTTTGAAAGGGGAGAAAGGTCAGCATGCTCTTGAGGTTGAAAGTCTGGAGCAGAAGTTAGTGAATTCTGAAGAAAAGGTTGATAACCTGATGTTTGCCAAGGAGGAACTAGAAGTCAAATACAAAGAAGAGAATGCTAGATTGTTGACAAGCCTTGACTCGTTAAAGTCTGAGCTAGAAGCCTCTACTGCTGAGAACAGGGTACTACTTGATAAAATCAGTGTCATAACATATGAGcttgaggaagaaaagaatagGGCTGAAAATGCGGAGGCCACTTTGAAAGGGGAGAAAGGTCAGCATGCTCTTGAGGTTGAAAGTCTGGAGCAGAAGTTAGTGAATTCTGAAGAAAAGGTTGATAACCTGATGTTTGCCAAGGAGGAACTAGAAGTCAAATACAAAGAAGAGAATGCTAGATTGTTGACAAGCCTTGACTCGTTAAAGTCTGAGCTAGAAGCCTCTACTGCTGAGAACAGGGTACTACTTGATAAAATCAGCGTCATAACTTATGAGCTTGAGGAATACAAGAACAGGGCTGAAAATGTGGAGGCCACTTTGAAAGGGGAGAAAGGTCAGCATGCTCTTGAGGTTGAAAGTCTGGAGCAGAAGTTCGTGAATTCTGAAGAAAAGGTTGATAACCTGATGTTCGCCAAGGAGGAACTAGAAGTCAAATACAAAGAAGAGAATGCTAGATTGTTGACAAGCCTTGACTCCTTAAAGTCTGAGCTAGAAGCTTCTACTGCTGAGAACAGGGTACTTCTTGATAAAATCAGTGTTATAACTTATGAGCTTGAGGAATACAAGATTAGGGCTGAAAATGTGGAGGCCACGTTGAAAGGGGAGAAAGGTTGGCATGCTCTTGAGGTTGAAAGACTGGAGCACAAGTTAGTGGATTCTGAAGAAAAGGTTGATAACCTGATGTTCTCCAAGGAGGAACTAGAAGTCAAATCTATTTTACTTAAGGCCAAGGTAGATGAACAGCATGCTCATATAACCTTGCTGGAAGGATATAATGATGAACTGATAATGCTGCAGAAGAAATGTAGTGAGCTTAGCCAGAGGCTTGCTGAACAGGTTTTGAGGACAGAAGAGTTTAAGAACTTGTCCATCCATTTGAAAGAGCTTAAAGACAAGGCTGATGCTGAGTGTCTCCAGGTTCGTGAGAAAAGAGAACCTGAAGGACCACCAGTTGGTATGCAAGAGTCATTGAGAATTGCATTTATCAAAGAACAGTATGAGACCAAGCTGCAAGAATTGAAACACCACCTTTCTATCTCCAAAAAACATAGTGATGAAATGCTGTGGAAATTACAAGACGCAATCAATGAAGTTGAGAATAAGAAGAAATCTGAGGCTTCTCActtaaaaagaaatgaagagCTGGGATTAAGGATCTTGGAATTGGAAGCTGAGTTGCAGTCTGCACTTTCTGAAAAGCGTGAACTAATGAATGCCTGTGACCTGATGAAGGCTGAAAAGGAGTGCTCATTTATAAGCCTTGAATGCTGTAAGGAAGAAAAGCAAGAGCTTGAAGCGTTTTTGCAAAAATGCAATgatgaaaaatctaaaattgcaGAAGAGCTTACCTTGATGAAAGATTTACTAGAAAGTTCTGCATCCCATATTAATGTTCAGAAGGAAGGCTCTGGTGGATTACTCAATGTGGATTGCACGCCTGATGAGCCAGTTGGAAAGCTTCACCAGAAAAATTCGATTTTGGGCATTCCAAACAATGGAAGAATAAGTATAGATGTGGCTCCCAGGAATAGTCCAACTGAGGAACCGTTTTGTAAGCTCTCAGACAAAGATAATTCAATGAATTGTGAGGAAGCAGAATATGCATGTACAATTCCAGCTAATGAAACTGACCTCATGAATGTGCACCCGATGCAg GATATTCTTCTATCTGGGGGTGGAAATTGTATTCAAAGTCTTGCACTTGTAAATCAAGAAGACTTGCTGCATCCTGACACAAATCATTTGGCTCTTACCAATGATCACTTTAAAgctcagaatctgaagaatagCATGGACCACTTGAATAAGGAG GTTTACAAAGAGAACTAA